The sequence AGGGCCTGACGACCCGGTACAGGCTCCAGAGCAGATTGATCACAAGAAGCCCGAACGCGACACCGTGGAATCCCGGTACGAAGCGGGCATGGTTCTCGAAGGTCTGTGGGCGATCGGCCATGACATCCTCCTGGCTTGCTATCCTCTCCACCGAGCGACGCCCCCTATGATACCGTTCCTTCGAACCACTCCGCTGACACTTCGTTGAAGCGCAATTCCAACCGTCTCCGTCAGCGCGACTCGCGGACCGACGTCGGTGTCGGCTGGAGATGAAGCCGCGCCGGCTCGGGGACCTGAAACAGTTATTCCAGTCGGGTCGTAGACACTTACAAAAGGTCGTCATCAGCCCTGCGAATTCAGCCCCGGCACACCCGAGGGTCGCGTGTGCCCGTGCTCGTCATCGAACGGCCCACGAGATTGAGGGGAAGAAATGAGACAGCTGCTTCGAATCCTGATCGTCATACTGGCCGTCGGGGTTACGGCTGGCGCCTCGGTCGCGTACGCGCAGGACGCCGCGATCCTCGACGCGCCGTTCGCCTTCAGGGTGGGCTCCGTCGTGCACCAGCCGGGCAAGTACGAACTGCGCCCGAACGGTGACCAGATGGGCGTCACTATTACGCCCCCCAAAGGCGCCGCGACGATGGCCCTGGTGGTGACGCGGCTGGCGGAGCCCGAGCCGCCCCTCCCGGACGGGAAGGTGGTGTTCGACAAGGTCGGCGAGTTGTACTTCCTGTCCGAGGTCTGGATTCCGGGCATGGACGGGTTCCTGCTGCACTCCGCGAAGGAGAAGCACAGCCACGTCAAGGTGAAGCTGACCAAGAAGGGCTGACCCTCTCTCCCCGCGCGGTTTCGCCCCGGCCGGCGTCCGGACGGTGACGTCCGGAGCGCAGGCCGGCATTGCGGCACGGCGATGCCGGACGCATCCTCGATGCGCCAGTGTGCGTGGGGGATCCCAGGCACACGGTCGTCGGCGGTTTCGTTCGAAACGACCGGCGACCGTGGTCTCCTCACCCGCCTGCGCCGTGACCCGCACCAACGCGTCGTCACGGCGACCGACTCAATCCCGCCACTGATCAACCGGCCGTTCGAGCTTGCGGCGTGCCGCCATTTGACGCGGCCTCGGACGCCGGTCCAACCTCCGAGCGCTTGTGCCAGGCCTCGTTGGGAGGCGTCGGCCGGACAGAGGCATCGGCCGGACTTGACATCTGGGTCCGGCAGCGCCAGAGTGTCCGCGTTCACCGTCACATTCCGGGTACGGTTCGTCACCTCGCGACTCCCTCGGAGGTCCCAGATGAATCCGCTACGCGCCCTGGCCGCTGCAGGCTCCTTCGCGCTACTCCTCGTTGTCGTGTCGGCTTCCGATGGATGGGCCCAGAACGCCCAGATCATCGGGAGCGTCAAGGACCAGTCCGGAGGGATCGTCCCCGGCGCCACCGTTACCGCGAAGAACCAGGAGTCCGGGCTCACGCGGGTCAATGTCAGCAATGAGAAGGGCGAGTTCCGCCTGCCCGCCCTGCCGCCGGGGATCTACAGCCTGACCGTGGAGCTGTCGGGGTTCAACACCGAGAGCCGGCCCGACATCCTGCTGACGATCGAGCAGACGGCCGTGGTCGTCTTCACGCTCAAGCCGGCGACCGTGGCCGAGACCGTGACCGTGACCGGCGAGGCGCCGATCATCGACACGAGCCGTTCCGACGTGGCCACGGCGGTGTCCAACAAGCAAATCCAGGACCTGCCGGTCGCCTCACGCCGGTGGATCGACCTCGCGATGCTCGTTCCCGGAACGTCGCAGGACAACATCCGGGGATTCTTCTACCGCGGGAACGCGAATATCGGCGGCGGTACCCGCGAGTACTCGAACATGTCGATGGTGGACGGCGTCAACAACACCTGGGCGGAGATGGGCGAGCCGCGCCAGAACTTTGCGATGGACTCCATTCGCGAGTTCAAGGTCTCGACGTCGAACTACAAGGCCGAGTACGGGCTGGCCACCGGCGGCGTCATGACGGTCGTCTCGAAGTCCGGGACCAACACCCTGCACGGATCGGGGCTCCTGTTCCTGCGCGATGCGTCACTGACCGCGATCGAGTATTTCCAGGAACTGCAGAACAAGCCGAAACCCGACTACCGGCGCTATCAGTACGGGGCCACGATCGGCGGCCCGATCGTCAAGGACAAGACCCATTTCTTCTTTGCGGTCGAGGCGACCAAGGAGAAGCAGTTCTTCACGGTGTTCGCCGGCGGGCTCTGGCCGCAGTACGAAGGGACCTACCCGAGCGACCAGAACCGGTGGACGTACACGGCCAAGGTCGATCATCAACTGAATTTGAGCCAGTCCATCTTCGTGCGGGTGGCGCAGGAGAACGAGTATCGACCGATCATCACGAGCGGCGGGCGCACCCACCCGACCGCCTCGTTCGATTTCGCCGTGCCCCGCCAATCTGCGGTCGTTGGCCATACCTGGGTCATCAACGACCGGATGCTGAACGACGCCCGCTTCCAGTATGCCTACAGCAAGTACGAGGTGTCGGCGCCGTACAGCCACGGGTCGCTCCAGCCGGGTGACTTCGGGACGAACCGGACGGGGCTGTGCTCGACGGTCTACAGCTACCCATCGATCATCGTGGGTGGCTGCGGCAACAGCCAGATGGGGCCGGAGCGCCGATGGGAGATCAAGGACGACTTCTCGATCCTGAAGACGGGCTGGGGCGGAACGCACCAGTGGAAGCTCGGGTTCGACATCAGCTACATCCCGTTCGAGGCCGACAACCTGGGCGTTCCCCTCGGCCAGTACAACTTCCCGAAGGACAAGCCCTACGATCCGAACGACAAGACCACGTGGCCCATCCAGTACACGGAGAGCCTGCCCCGATACGCAAACGTGCCCACCAAGCACTTCGCGCTCTACGTGCAGGACGACTGGGAGGCCCGCGCAGGTCTGACGCTCAACCTCGGGATCCGCTACGACCGGCAGATCGGCTCGTTCAACGAGAACCTGCCGCACCTGCAGGACCTGGTCGCCCAGCGGATTCCCGGGGCCGGATACCCGGCCGGGACCGACTGGTTCAACACCTGGTACAAGGACTCGCAGAATCGAGGCGACGCGAACAACTTCGGCCCGCGGATTGGGTTCGCCTGGGACCCGACATCGAAGGGACGGCTCAACGTCCACGCGGGGTACGGGGTCTTCTACGACAACGTTCGGACCCTGATGAACATGGACGAGATCTGGTGGCCGCAAACCCAGCAGATCGTCATCAGCAATCCGACGTTCGGCAACCCGTTCGGTGGCAAGCCGCGGTCGTCCTACCTCCAGACGCCGAACATGTGGGTGATGGATCCGGGCTTCAAGAACGCGTACGCGCACCAGGTCAATTCGGGCTTCACGTACCTGCTGACACGCAACATGGCACTGAGCGCCGACATGCTGCTGACCTACCGCAAAGGAGACCTGGTCGATCCCACACGCCCGGATCTCAACCTGCCCGACCCGGTCACCAAGGTGCGTCCGTATCCGCAGTTCGCCCGGGTCTCCCAGTTGAGATCGGGACAGGACAATGAGTACAAGGCCCTGCTGCTGAAGCTCGATAAGCGGCTGAGCCGGCGGTATCAGTACATGGTGTCGTACACCCTCGCCAAGGCGACGGACATCATGCCGCGCAACACGCAGGGCGACTACTACGGGTTCCAGGAGATCACCAGCGCCTCGGCGGCCGATCGTCGCCACCGCCTCGTGGTGAGCGGTATCGTGCAACTGCCGTACGGCGTCCAGGCGTCCGCGATTGCCGACTTCCGCTCGAAGCTGCCGTTCAACCCGGCCTCGTCGCTCGACATCAACAAGGACGGCTACTCGGGCGACAACCCGCCCGGCGTCGCGTTCCGCAGCGGCTGCGGTTCGCTCGACCTCAACGCGATCAACACGTTCCGGGCCTCGCGGAGCCTGGCGCCGGTCTCCGATGGAGACA comes from Vicinamibacterales bacterium and encodes:
- a CDS encoding carboxypeptidase regulatory-like domain-containing protein; this translates as MNPLRALAAAGSFALLLVVVSASDGWAQNAQIIGSVKDQSGGIVPGATVTAKNQESGLTRVNVSNEKGEFRLPALPPGIYSLTVELSGFNTESRPDILLTIEQTAVVVFTLKPATVAETVTVTGEAPIIDTSRSDVATAVSNKQIQDLPVASRRWIDLAMLVPGTSQDNIRGFFYRGNANIGGGTREYSNMSMVDGVNNTWAEMGEPRQNFAMDSIREFKVSTSNYKAEYGLATGGVMTVVSKSGTNTLHGSGLLFLRDASLTAIEYFQELQNKPKPDYRRYQYGATIGGPIVKDKTHFFFAVEATKEKQFFTVFAGGLWPQYEGTYPSDQNRWTYTAKVDHQLNLSQSIFVRVAQENEYRPIITSGGRTHPTASFDFAVPRQSAVVGHTWVINDRMLNDARFQYAYSKYEVSAPYSHGSLQPGDFGTNRTGLCSTVYSYPSIIVGGCGNSQMGPERRWEIKDDFSILKTGWGGTHQWKLGFDISYIPFEADNLGVPLGQYNFPKDKPYDPNDKTTWPIQYTESLPRYANVPTKHFALYVQDDWEARAGLTLNLGIRYDRQIGSFNENLPHLQDLVAQRIPGAGYPAGTDWFNTWYKDSQNRGDANNFGPRIGFAWDPTSKGRLNVHAGYGVFYDNVRTLMNMDEIWWPQTQQIVISNPTFGNPFGGKPRSSYLQTPNMWVMDPGFKNAYAHQVNSGFTYLLTRNMALSADMLLTYRKGDLVDPTRPDLNLPDPVTKVRPYPQFARVSQLRSGQDNEYKALLLKLDKRLSRRYQYMVSYTLAKATDIMPRNTQGDYYGFQEITSASAADRRHRLVVSGIVQLPYGVQASAIADFRSKLPFNPASSLDINKDGYSGDNPPGVAFRSGCGSLDLNAINTFRASRSLAPVSDGDIACPSFMNVDARVSKIFTFGKTSRIELIAQLFNVFNRANFATPASNPGAADVPGKPPTFGSVNAILANINAPSRQAEFAIRFQF